From the Methylomonas sp. MK1 genome, one window contains:
- a CDS encoding very short patch repair endonuclease gives MVILDTITIEKRSEMMSKVRSKNTSPELAVRKLVFALGYRYRLHGKNLPGKPDLVFPGKKKVIFVHGCFWHGHDCKRGSVPATNKEFWLPKLQKNKLRDSEILSRLDNMGWKTLVIWQCQLKDKDALKNAIDNFLKN, from the coding sequence GTGGTTATTTTGGATACAATTACCATAGAAAAACGCAGCGAAATGATGAGCAAGGTCCGGAGCAAAAACACCTCTCCGGAACTTGCCGTCCGTAAGTTGGTTTTCGCCCTCGGTTACCGCTACCGCCTGCACGGTAAAAACCTACCCGGCAAGCCGGATTTGGTTTTTCCAGGTAAGAAGAAGGTCATCTTCGTGCATGGCTGCTTTTGGCACGGGCACGACTGTAAGCGCGGTAGCGTACCGGCGACAAACAAAGAATTTTGGCTTCCTAAACTGCAAAAGAACAAATTACGCGATTCGGAAATACTTAGCCGGCTAGACAATATGGGTTGGAAAACTTTGGTTATTTGGCAATGCCAACTGAAAGATAAAGATGCTTTAAAAAATGCAATAGACAATTTTTTAAAAAATTAG
- a CDS encoding DNA cytosine methyltransferase, with the protein MKNYTAIDLFCGAGGLTCGLEQAGFRVLAGVELLDIAAETYRHNHKRTLLLEDDICNLSPAEVMSALGLKPGELSLLAGCPPCQGFSSLRTRNKKSSVDDRRNDLVFEFVRWVKVFLPKCVMLENVPALAKDIRMTSAIAQLEDLGYRIGDSNLRIDDISDYGIPQRRKRMIFTASRFGAVEQPKPAEAKTTVKEAIAWLPKAGYSGDPLHDLPDNRSEKVNKMISLVPKDGGSRSDLPLEYWLECHKRYPNGFRDVYGRMSWNDVSPTITGGCHNPSKGRFLHPEENRAITLREAALLQTFPKDYYFSLRRGKDSAALMIGNALPPDFIRQQGEVILKHLESLN; encoded by the coding sequence ATGAAAAATTACACAGCCATCGATTTATTTTGTGGTGCCGGCGGGCTGACATGCGGGCTTGAGCAAGCCGGTTTTCGTGTGCTTGCTGGTGTCGAACTGCTCGACATTGCGGCCGAAACCTATCGCCACAACCACAAAAGAACCCTATTATTGGAAGATGATATTTGCAACCTATCGCCAGCTGAAGTGATGTCGGCGTTGGGATTGAAGCCCGGCGAATTATCATTACTGGCTGGTTGTCCGCCTTGCCAAGGTTTCTCATCGCTAAGGACCAGAAACAAAAAGTCTAGTGTAGATGATCGACGTAATGACCTTGTTTTCGAATTCGTTCGCTGGGTAAAGGTGTTCCTGCCCAAATGTGTAATGTTGGAAAACGTGCCGGCACTTGCGAAAGACATAAGAATGACTAGTGCAATCGCGCAACTCGAAGACTTAGGCTATAGGATCGGCGATTCAAATTTACGTATCGACGATATTTCCGATTACGGCATCCCTCAAAGACGCAAGCGCATGATTTTTACAGCCAGCCGATTCGGCGCGGTAGAGCAACCAAAACCGGCTGAAGCCAAAACCACGGTAAAGGAGGCTATAGCCTGGTTACCGAAAGCAGGCTATAGCGGTGATCCGCTGCACGACTTACCGGACAACCGGTCTGAGAAAGTCAATAAAATGATTTCATTGGTACCTAAAGACGGCGGTAGCCGATCGGATTTACCGCTGGAATATTGGTTGGAATGCCATAAACGGTATCCGAATGGATTTAGGGATGTGTACGGCAGAATGAGTTGGAACGACGTTTCACCAACCATAACCGGCGGGTGTCATAATCCGTCGAAAGGCCGTTTTTTGCATCCGGAAGAAAACCGAGCAATTACTTTAAGGGAAGCCGCATTGCTGCAAACCTTTCCTAAAGATTACTATTTTTCATTACGCAGAGGCAAAGACTCCGCTGCGTTGATGATAGGAAACGCCTTGCCACCGGATTTTATTAGGCAACAAGGCGAAGTGATTTTGAAGCATTTGGAATCATTGAATTAG
- a CDS encoding BbrUII/HgiDII family restriction enzyme, protein MTEFAFKIDLNVLNHLGLGLYSSTPAVLTEIIANAYDAEATEVTISIDKTRHIITITDNGHGMSEIDLQNKFLNVGYARRNFSDFTLTEKRRVMGRKGIGKLAMFSLADVVNISTRQDGKDALGVSVNVPDLKNTINKHQEYKLNSVTPSNKLNDSHGTVIELSELNKTTTSATESNLKLRLARRFSIIGNSAELPFNIYIDGEKVTVADRGFHEDVQFFWSFGGTEADENLRLCKNLAVDKDTKVQRVMLLDSSVTSDTELSLRGYIASVTKPKQLKEKETNINQISIFANGRVFQEDVLPILSNSDHFNSYLVGEIHADFLDQDDVDRATASREAIKQNDPKFMGLISHLRSQMQRVAGAWDEWRKALGYENLPDKNPFVEDWLNSLIDKRDRKSAEKLIMSVYNNQFSPDQKQNDEYKKDLYRSTIIGFEKLKAKKQLAKLEAISSVTSPEFQAIFQSLDDMEETYYWDITNNRLHIIEKFKKIVDNKELEKVAQEYLFEHLWLLDPTWDRIKGSEHLELTLTAELKKARPDADSGARIDIAYRNSAGRQIIIELKKPGITPDFYKLLKQAKKYKDAVKQFLVEHPDTFHGSVDAIDICLLLEKDIAMDEDQKNMLQSANARIVTYKGLIENAFRVYQEYLNAHQEASKIEQLVQKI, encoded by the coding sequence ATGACGGAATTCGCTTTTAAAATCGATTTGAACGTGCTTAATCATTTAGGCTTAGGGTTATACAGCAGCACACCAGCTGTTTTAACGGAAATTATCGCCAATGCTTACGACGCCGAAGCTACGGAGGTGACTATTTCAATCGATAAAACTCGGCATATTATTACAATTACCGACAATGGCCACGGCATGTCGGAAATTGACTTGCAAAATAAATTTTTGAATGTCGGTTACGCAAGGCGGAATTTTTCCGACTTTACGCTTACCGAAAAGCGACGCGTTATGGGCAGAAAGGGTATAGGAAAATTGGCTATGTTCTCTTTAGCCGATGTGGTTAATATTTCGACTAGGCAAGATGGAAAAGATGCTTTAGGGGTTTCGGTAAACGTGCCGGATTTAAAAAATACCATTAATAAACACCAAGAGTATAAGCTTAACTCTGTAACACCTTCCAATAAACTCAACGACTCTCACGGGACAGTGATCGAGCTGTCGGAATTAAATAAGACAACTACCTCGGCAACGGAGTCAAATTTAAAACTTAGGTTGGCTCGACGCTTCAGCATTATAGGAAATAGTGCTGAACTACCTTTTAATATTTATATCGATGGTGAAAAAGTCACAGTAGCCGACCGTGGATTTCATGAGGATGTGCAATTTTTTTGGAGTTTCGGCGGAACCGAGGCGGACGAGAATTTAAGACTATGTAAGAATCTCGCCGTCGATAAAGATACAAAAGTACAAAGAGTTATGTTGCTTGACTCTTCCGTTACCAGCGATACCGAATTGTCACTCCGAGGGTATATCGCTTCGGTTACCAAACCGAAACAGCTGAAAGAAAAAGAAACCAACATCAACCAAATATCGATTTTCGCCAATGGACGTGTTTTCCAGGAAGACGTGCTGCCGATACTGAGCAACAGCGACCATTTCAACAGCTATTTGGTCGGCGAAATTCATGCCGATTTTTTGGATCAGGATGACGTGGATAGAGCGACGGCTAGCCGGGAAGCGATCAAACAAAACGACCCGAAATTCATGGGTTTGATTAGTCATTTAAGAAGTCAGATGCAAAGAGTAGCCGGAGCATGGGACGAATGGCGCAAGGCTTTGGGATACGAGAATCTGCCGGATAAGAATCCGTTTGTTGAGGATTGGCTTAATAGTCTTATCGACAAACGGGATAGAAAGTCGGCTGAGAAATTAATAATGAGTGTTTATAACAATCAATTCTCACCAGACCAAAAGCAAAACGACGAATATAAAAAGGATTTATATAGAAGCACGATTATCGGTTTCGAGAAGCTTAAAGCCAAAAAACAATTAGCAAAACTGGAAGCTATCAGTAGTGTTACGAGTCCTGAATTTCAAGCTATATTTCAGTCGCTAGATGACATGGAGGAAACCTATTACTGGGATATAACCAACAATCGCCTACATATCATAGAGAAATTCAAAAAAATCGTAGATAACAAAGAACTCGAAAAAGTCGCGCAAGAGTATCTTTTCGAGCACTTATGGCTTCTCGATCCAACTTGGGACAGAATTAAAGGATCCGAGCATTTGGAATTAACATTGACCGCTGAATTAAAGAAAGCCAGACCCGATGCCGATAGCGGTGCCAGAATTGATATCGCTTATAGGAACAGCGCTGGTCGTCAGATTATTATCGAACTCAAGAAGCCCGGAATAACTCCGGATTTTTACAAATTATTGAAGCAAGCGAAGAAATATAAAGATGCCGTGAAGCAGTTCCTTGTCGAACATCCGGATACTTTCCATGGTTCCGTAGATGCTATCGATATATGCTTATTGCTCGAAAAGGATATTGCAATGGATGAAGATCAAAAAAATATGCTTCAGAGTGCAAATGCCAGGATTGTTACTTATAAAGGCTTAATCGAAAACGCATTTAGGGTGTATCAGGAATATCTAAATGCACATCAAGAAGCCTCAAAAATCGAACAATTGGTGCAAAAAATCTAA
- a CDS encoding FHA domain-containing protein produces the protein MEDDKTVFMGVSPFKAPEADADRTVLAKPETLLVELLNISGQVIASYAFENSFSVGRAQENSVVVNDQSISRHHLEIKRESDGWWGYDLNSTHGVYLDKQRLAAKTKLHLPVLLGLGVSPFELKIASANVKPVLPTPKDDATLFAVAPTPVLNQPKAPPPKPQQNLSADAIKNRLLSDEESADMGDYTRMVRRVIREDRTVRTKNYKKLIWSLGILFVIAAGLVTYQYLALDNARKLAINMFYDVKTLEVSLSQADMRLAENVESLAKAFEELKDEKLKVSQERIKAEQAKILEEKKRLAEERQKLKLMKAKYQEYLKEIDFLRLSFPTDEQYERELITRVVRGFGESELELPDEFVTQVRQYIKNWQDTGRLRVAIKNMQDNQYGVMVLDALDKEGLPAYFMYLPLQESNYDTKAIGPETRFGIAKGAWQFLATTGQEYGLPPGPLANVREYDEQDARFDFAQATQAGAKYLKYIYSKQAQASGLLVMASYNYGHNKVRGMVEKMPDNPRDRNFWKFIQQYEIPLETYDYVFYIVSAAVIGEDPKHFGFDFSPPLLQISQAVN, from the coding sequence ATGGAAGACGATAAAACCGTTTTCATGGGAGTCAGTCCGTTTAAAGCACCGGAAGCGGATGCTGATCGCACCGTATTGGCCAAGCCGGAAACGCTTCTGGTTGAGTTACTGAATATCAGCGGACAAGTGATCGCCAGTTATGCGTTCGAAAACAGTTTCAGTGTTGGTCGTGCCCAAGAGAATTCGGTGGTTGTCAACGATCAATCCATAAGCCGGCATCATCTGGAAATCAAGCGTGAGTCCGATGGTTGGTGGGGGTATGACTTAAACAGCACGCACGGCGTGTATCTGGACAAACAACGGCTGGCTGCTAAAACCAAGTTGCATTTGCCGGTGTTGTTGGGCCTGGGTGTTTCGCCGTTTGAACTAAAAATCGCCTCCGCGAATGTAAAACCCGTTTTGCCCACCCCCAAAGACGATGCCACCTTATTTGCCGTCGCGCCAACGCCTGTTTTAAATCAGCCCAAAGCCCCACCTCCCAAACCGCAGCAGAACTTATCGGCCGATGCCATCAAGAATCGCCTGCTGTCCGATGAAGAATCTGCGGATATGGGCGATTACACCCGCATGGTGCGGCGGGTGATCCGCGAGGACAGAACGGTCAGAACCAAAAATTACAAAAAACTGATTTGGTCCTTGGGAATCTTGTTTGTGATAGCCGCCGGCTTGGTGACTTATCAATATCTGGCGCTGGACAATGCCCGCAAGCTGGCGATCAATATGTTTTACGACGTAAAAACCTTGGAAGTCAGTTTGTCGCAAGCCGACATGCGACTGGCGGAGAATGTCGAGTCCTTGGCCAAAGCTTTTGAAGAATTAAAGGACGAAAAATTAAAAGTCTCGCAAGAGCGCATCAAAGCCGAGCAGGCAAAAATTCTGGAAGAGAAAAAACGCTTAGCAGAGGAACGGCAAAAGCTGAAACTGATGAAAGCCAAATATCAGGAGTATCTAAAGGAAATCGATTTTCTGCGCCTGAGCTTTCCGACCGATGAACAATACGAACGCGAGTTGATCACCCGCGTGGTCAGGGGTTTCGGCGAAAGCGAGTTGGAATTGCCGGACGAGTTTGTCACCCAGGTGCGGCAATACATCAAGAACTGGCAGGACACCGGTCGGTTGCGCGTAGCTATTAAAAACATGCAAGATAACCAATATGGCGTGATGGTCTTGGATGCGCTGGATAAGGAAGGGCTGCCGGCTTATTTTATGTATTTGCCGCTGCAGGAAAGCAATTACGACACCAAGGCGATAGGGCCGGAGACGCGTTTTGGCATTGCCAAGGGTGCCTGGCAATTTTTAGCCACCACCGGACAGGAATACGGTTTACCGCCCGGACCGCTGGCGAATGTCAGGGAATACGACGAGCAGGACGCGCGCTTCGACTTTGCTCAGGCCACTCAAGCTGGCGCTAAATACCTGAAATATATCTACAGTAAGCAAGCGCAGGCATCAGGATTATTGGTAATGGCCAGCTATAACTACGGTCACAATAAAGTGCGCGGCATGGTGGAAAAAATGCCGGACAACCCGCGCGACCGTAACTTTTGGAAGTTCATCCAGCAATACGAAATTCCGCTGGAAACCTACGATTATGTGTTTTACATCGTGTCGGCCGCAGTGATAGGTGAAGACCCTAAGCATTTCGGTTTTGATTTCAGCCCGCCGCTGTTACAAATATCTCAGGCCGTTAATTGA